One Pseudomonas lalucatii genomic window carries:
- the elbB gene encoding isoprenoid biosynthesis glyoxalase ElbB, translating into MKEKVAVILSGCGVYDGAEIHESVITLLRLDQRGAQVQCFAPNVEQLHVVDHYSGDEMDESRNVLVESARIARGKIKDVRELHIDDFDALILPGGFGAAKNLSDFALSGANCTVQPDVLAAAKAFADAAKPIGLICISPVLAARIFGNGVECTIGNDHDTAAALTQMGAVHCECEVSEIVEDPARKLVSTPAYMLAQSISQAASGINKLVDRVLELVHAG; encoded by the coding sequence ATGAAAGAGAAAGTCGCGGTGATTCTGTCCGGTTGCGGCGTCTACGACGGCGCGGAAATCCACGAGAGCGTGATCACCCTGCTGCGCCTCGACCAGCGCGGCGCCCAGGTGCAGTGCTTCGCGCCCAACGTCGAGCAGCTGCACGTGGTCGACCACTACAGCGGCGACGAGATGGACGAGAGCCGCAACGTGCTGGTCGAGTCCGCGCGCATCGCCCGCGGCAAGATCAAGGACGTGCGCGAGCTGCATATCGACGACTTCGACGCGCTGATCCTGCCCGGCGGCTTCGGCGCGGCGAAGAACCTCTCCGACTTCGCCCTGAGCGGCGCCAACTGCACCGTGCAGCCCGACGTGCTGGCGGCGGCCAAGGCCTTCGCCGACGCCGCCAAGCCGATCGGCCTGATCTGCATCTCGCCGGTGCTGGCGGCGCGGATCTTCGGCAACGGCGTGGAATGCACCATAGGCAACGACCACGACACCGCCGCGGCCCTGACCCAAATGGGCGCCGTGCACTGCGAATGCGAGGTCAGCGAGATAGTCGAAGATCCTGCGCGCAAGCTGGTCAGCACCCCGGCCTACATGCTCGCCCAGTCGATCAGCCAGGCCGCCTCGGGGATCAACAAGCTGGTCGATCGGGTCCTCGAACTGGTCCATGCCGGCTGA
- a CDS encoding thioesterase family protein encodes MTQPFELTPELQQAVSGFFQRIPFNQLLGIQLEQLSPERVTMSLPMKDELIGNFMHGILHGGVIASLLDVAGGAMALIGAFERHQQLPAGERLARLSKLGTIDLRIDYLRPGRGRGFTASAVLLRSGNKVAVVRSELHNDEGTLVAVGTGTYLCG; translated from the coding sequence ATGACCCAACCTTTCGAACTCACCCCCGAGCTGCAACAGGCGGTGAGCGGCTTCTTCCAGCGCATCCCGTTCAACCAGCTGCTCGGCATCCAGCTCGAGCAACTGTCGCCGGAACGGGTGACCATGAGCCTGCCGATGAAGGACGAGCTGATCGGCAACTTCATGCACGGCATCCTCCACGGCGGGGTGATCGCCTCGTTGCTCGACGTGGCCGGCGGCGCCATGGCGCTGATCGGCGCCTTCGAGCGCCACCAGCAACTGCCCGCCGGCGAACGCCTGGCGCGGCTGTCCAAGCTCGGCACCATCGACCTGCGCATCGACTACCTGCGCCCCGGCCGCGGCCGCGGCTTCACCGCCAGCGCGGTGCTGCTGCGCTCGGGCAACAAGGTGGCGGTGGTGCGCAGCGAGTTGCACAACGACGAAGGCACGCTGGTGGCGGTCGGTACCGGCACCTACCTGTGCGGTTAG
- a CDS encoding YaiI/YqxD family protein, translated as MRVWIDADACPRAARDQLVKFALKRGFEVVLVAGQAVARPGFACVKLIVVPSGPDAADDYLVEHAVPGELVICSDVPLADRLLKKGVAALDPRGREFDERNMGDKLATRNLFTELREQGQVGGGQAAYGDKDRQAFANALDRILTRLSRMG; from the coding sequence ATGCGTGTCTGGATCGATGCCGACGCCTGCCCGCGGGCGGCCCGGGATCAGCTGGTGAAGTTCGCCCTCAAGCGTGGCTTCGAGGTGGTGCTGGTGGCGGGCCAGGCGGTGGCCCGGCCGGGCTTCGCCTGCGTGAAGCTGATCGTGGTGCCCAGTGGCCCGGATGCGGCGGACGACTACCTGGTCGAGCACGCCGTGCCGGGCGAGCTGGTGATCTGCAGCGACGTGCCCCTGGCCGACCGTCTGCTGAAGAAGGGCGTGGCCGCCCTCGATCCGCGCGGGCGCGAGTTCGACGAGCGCAACATGGGCGACAAGCTGGCCACCCGTAACCTCTTTACCGAGCTACGCGAGCAGGGCCAGGTCGGCGGTGGCCAGGCGGCCTATGGGGACAAGGACCGCCAGGCCTTCGCCAACGCCCTGGATCGCATCCTGACTCGTTTGAGCAGGATGGGTTGA
- the rhtB gene encoding homoserine/homoserine lactone efflux protein: MALQTWLAFFVACWVISLSPGAGAIASMSAGLQYGFWRGYWNALGLQIGLALQIAIVAAGVGAILAASALAFSLIKWFGVLYLVYLGYRQWRALPADMAAGPAQRPLGRPLTLVARGFLVNVSNPKAIVFMLAVLPQFLDPHAPLLAQYLLMGVTMICVDLLVMAGYTGLAARVLRLLRTPRQQRLMNRCFGAMFIGAAALLATVRRAPA, encoded by the coding sequence ATGGCCCTGCAGACCTGGCTCGCGTTTTTCGTCGCCTGTTGGGTGATCAGTCTGTCGCCCGGCGCCGGGGCCATCGCCTCGATGTCCGCGGGCCTGCAATACGGCTTCTGGCGCGGTTACTGGAATGCCCTGGGCCTGCAGATCGGCCTGGCGCTGCAGATCGCCATCGTCGCCGCCGGGGTGGGGGCGATCCTCGCCGCCTCGGCGCTGGCCTTCAGCCTGATCAAGTGGTTCGGCGTGCTCTACCTGGTGTACCTGGGCTATCGCCAGTGGCGTGCGCTGCCGGCCGACATGGCGGCCGGCCCCGCGCAACGGCCGCTTGGCCGGCCGCTGACCCTGGTGGCGCGCGGCTTCCTGGTCAACGTCAGCAACCCCAAGGCGATCGTCTTCATGCTCGCCGTGCTGCCGCAGTTCCTCGACCCCCATGCGCCGTTGCTGGCGCAGTACCTGCTGATGGGGGTGACCATGATCTGCGTCGATCTGCTGGTCATGGCGGGCTACACCGGCCTGGCCGCGCGGGTCCTGCGCCTGCTGCGTACGCCGCGCCAGCAGCGCCTGATGAACCGCTGTTTCGGCGCCATGTTCATCGGCGCCGCGGCGCTGCTCGCCACGGTACGTCGGGCGCCGGCCTGA
- a CDS encoding TerC family protein encodes MEWLANPEIWVAFLTLTALEIVLGIDNIIFISILVSRLPKAQQPKARFFGLALAMGTRILLLLSITWVMRLTADLFQVFGQGISGRDLILFFGGLFLLFKSTMEIYHSLEGAEEAQQAAGKAYGFMGIIVQIAIIDIVFSLDSVITAVGLVDNVPVMVAAIVISVIVMMLSASTISDFIDKHPSLKMLALSFLIVVGTVLVAESFEVHVPKGYVYFAMAFSLAVEAINIRLRGAMARKKGVEPVHLRKGAPD; translated from the coding sequence ATGGAATGGCTCGCCAACCCGGAAATCTGGGTCGCATTTCTCACCCTGACCGCCCTGGAAATCGTCCTCGGCATCGACAACATCATCTTCATCTCGATCCTCGTCAGCCGCCTGCCCAAGGCCCAGCAGCCGAAGGCGCGCTTCTTCGGCCTGGCCCTGGCCATGGGCACGCGCATCCTGCTGTTGCTGTCGATCACCTGGGTCATGCGCCTGACCGCCGACCTGTTCCAGGTCTTCGGCCAGGGCATCTCCGGGCGCGACCTGATCCTGTTCTTCGGCGGCCTGTTCCTGTTGTTCAAGAGCACCATGGAGATCTACCACAGCCTGGAGGGGGCGGAAGAGGCGCAGCAGGCTGCCGGCAAGGCCTATGGCTTCATGGGCATCATCGTGCAGATCGCCATCATCGACATCGTCTTCTCCCTGGACTCGGTGATCACCGCGGTCGGCCTGGTCGACAACGTGCCGGTGATGGTCGCGGCCATCGTCATCTCGGTGATCGTGATGATGCTCTCGGCCAGCACCATCAGCGACTTCATCGACAAGCACCCGAGCCTGAAGATGCTCGCCCTGTCGTTCCTCATCGTGGTCGGCACCGTGCTGGTGGCCGAGTCCTTCGAGGTGCATGTGCCCAAGGGCTACGTCTACTTCGCCATGGCCTTCTCCCTGGCGGTCGAGGCGATCAACATCCGCCTGCGCGGCGCCATGGCGCGCAAGAAAGGCGTCGAGCCGGTGCACCTGCGCAAGGGCGCGCCGGACTGA
- a CDS encoding ATP-binding cassette domain-containing protein gives MIRLQNLTLQRGPQRLLEGAELTLHAGQKAGLIGANGAGKSSLFALLRGELGPDAGDCLLPADWRIAHMRQEVDTLERLAVDYVLDGDVHLRRLQAQLAVAETAQDGAAIARLHTELDSADGYTAAARARKLLAGLGFEHGQMDRRVGDFSGGWRMRLNLAQALMCPSDLLLLDEPTNHLDLDAILWLEGWLKSYPGTLLLISHDRDFLDAVVDHVAHLDQQKLTLYRGGYSAFERTRAERLAQQQQAYEKQQAQRAHMEKYIARFKAQATKARQAQSRIKALERLEELAPAHVDSPFDFSFREAGKISSPLLDLAEGRLGYGDKAVLEQVKLSLAPGARLGLLGPNGAGKSTLIKNLAGELQPLGGRLQRGENLVVGYFAQHQLDALDDQASPLLHLQRLAPSEREQSLRDFLGGFDFRGARCDEPVLNFSGGEKARLALALIAWGRPNLLLLDEPTNHLDLEMRLALTLALQEFAGAVVVVSHDRHLLKSTTDEFLLVADGRVQAFDGDLDDYARWLLDYRARQAPAPANGGEAGLERTDKRAQRQAAAALRQQLAPHKREADRLEKELGQLHQRLAGIEARLGDSALYEASRKDELRDLLAEQAGLKGREAELEERWLLALETLEALQRELEAAS, from the coding sequence ATGATCCGACTCCAGAACCTCACTCTACAGCGTGGTCCGCAACGCCTGCTAGAAGGCGCCGAGCTGACCCTGCACGCCGGCCAGAAAGCCGGCCTGATCGGCGCCAATGGCGCCGGCAAATCCAGCCTGTTCGCCCTGCTGCGCGGCGAGCTGGGCCCCGACGCCGGCGACTGTCTGCTGCCGGCGGACTGGCGCATCGCCCATATGCGCCAGGAGGTCGATACCCTGGAGCGCCTGGCGGTCGACTACGTGCTCGACGGCGACGTCCACCTGCGCCGCCTGCAGGCTCAGCTGGCGGTGGCCGAGACGGCCCAGGATGGCGCCGCCATCGCCCGCCTGCACACCGAGCTGGACAGCGCCGACGGCTATACGGCCGCCGCCCGCGCGCGCAAGCTGCTGGCCGGCCTGGGCTTCGAGCATGGGCAGATGGACCGCCGCGTCGGCGACTTCTCCGGCGGCTGGCGCATGCGCCTGAACCTGGCCCAGGCGCTGATGTGCCCGTCGGACCTGTTGCTGCTGGACGAACCGACCAACCACCTGGACCTGGATGCCATTCTCTGGCTGGAAGGCTGGCTGAAGAGCTATCCGGGAACCCTGCTGCTGATTTCCCACGACCGCGACTTCCTCGACGCGGTGGTCGATCATGTGGCCCACCTGGACCAGCAGAAGCTGACCCTCTATCGCGGCGGCTACTCGGCCTTCGAGCGCACCCGCGCCGAGCGTCTGGCCCAGCAGCAGCAGGCCTACGAGAAGCAGCAGGCGCAGCGCGCGCACATGGAAAAGTACATCGCCCGCTTCAAGGCCCAGGCCACCAAGGCGCGCCAGGCGCAGAGCCGGATCAAGGCCCTGGAGCGCCTGGAGGAGCTGGCCCCGGCCCATGTCGATTCGCCCTTCGACTTCAGCTTCCGCGAGGCCGGCAAGATCTCCAGCCCGCTGCTGGACCTGGCCGAGGGACGCCTCGGCTACGGCGACAAGGCGGTGCTGGAACAGGTCAAGCTGAGCCTGGCGCCGGGCGCCCGCCTGGGCCTGCTGGGGCCGAACGGCGCCGGCAAGTCGACCCTGATCAAGAACCTGGCCGGCGAGCTGCAGCCCCTCGGCGGCCGCCTGCAGCGCGGCGAGAACCTGGTGGTCGGCTATTTCGCCCAGCACCAGCTCGACGCCCTCGACGACCAGGCCAGCCCGCTGCTGCACCTGCAGCGCCTGGCGCCGAGCGAGCGCGAGCAGAGCCTGCGCGACTTCCTCGGCGGCTTCGATTTCCGCGGTGCGCGCTGCGACGAGCCGGTGCTGAACTTCTCCGGCGGCGAGAAGGCGCGCCTGGCCCTGGCCCTGATCGCCTGGGGGCGGCCCAACCTGCTGCTGCTCGATGAGCCGACCAACCACCTCGACCTGGAGATGCGCCTGGCCCTGACCCTGGCCCTGCAGGAGTTCGCCGGGGCGGTGGTGGTGGTGTCCCACGACCGCCATCTGCTCAAGAGCACCACCGACGAGTTCCTCCTGGTCGCCGACGGCCGGGTGCAGGCGTTCGACGGCGATCTCGACGACTACGCGCGCTGGCTGCTGGACTACCGGGCCCGCCAGGCGCCGGCCCCGGCGAACGGCGGCGAGGCCGGCCTCGAGCGGACCGACAAGCGCGCCCAGCGCCAGGCCGCCGCGGCGCTGCGCCAGCAGCTGGCGCCGCACAAGCGCGAGGCCGACCGCCTGGAGAAGGAGCTGGGGCAACTGCACCAGCGCCTCGCCGGGATCGAGGCCCGCTTGGGCGACAGCGCCCTGTACGAGGCGAGCCGCAAGGACGAACTGCGTGACCTGCTGGCCGAGCAGGCCGGGCTCAAGGGCCGCGAAGCGGAGCTGGAGGAGCGCTGGCTGCTCGCCCTGGAAACGCTCGAAGCCCTGCAGCGTGAGCTGGAGGCGGCCAGTTGA
- a CDS encoding TIGR02444 family protein produces the protein MSTDLWRFAKDYYQRPGVEAACLRLQEQGADVCLLICAVWLERRGVACSPQRAEQLQGLAQPWRRQVVEPLRQLRQDWRAAARGDDALAALREHIKRLELEAERLQLQRLAAACGAWPGTAPRVSAAWLQALAPAGAAADDEALALLRAAARLP, from the coding sequence ATGTCCACTGATCTGTGGCGTTTCGCCAAAGACTACTACCAGCGCCCCGGCGTCGAGGCGGCCTGCCTGCGCTTGCAGGAGCAGGGCGCCGATGTCTGCCTGCTGATCTGCGCGGTCTGGCTCGAGCGCCGCGGCGTCGCCTGCAGCCCCCAGCGCGCCGAGCAACTGCAGGGCCTCGCCCAACCCTGGCGGCGCCAGGTGGTCGAGCCTCTGCGCCAGCTCCGCCAGGACTGGCGCGCCGCCGCCCGCGGCGACGACGCCCTGGCCGCGCTGCGCGAGCACATCAAGCGCCTGGAGCTGGAAGCGGAACGGCTGCAGTTGCAGCGCCTGGCCGCGGCCTGCGGCGCCTGGCCGGGCACGGCCCCGCGGGTGTCTGCGGCCTGGTTGCAGGCCCTGGCGCCGGCTGGCGCGGCAGCGGACGACGAGGCACTGGCGCTATTGCGCGCCGCCGCCCGGTTGCCCTAG
- a CDS encoding AlgP family protein, producing the protein MSAKKNAKKNTVGTPLHLLHQLSGSLLEHLEKACAQALADAEKLLAKLEKQRGSAQEKLHKARGKLQDAAAAGKAKAQAKAKTLVAELEELLDTLKARQTETRGYILQLKRDAQESLKLAQGVGKVREATSKALSSRESKSAGAGAASKAAAAKRPAAKAPAKPAAKKPAAAVAKSAATPAAATAPKPAAKPAARSAAKAPAKPAAPRAATKAPARAAAKPAVKPAAKTTDASGAAAAKPAVSKAPRKPAAKAAAKPAANRPVARKPAAAKAGSAASTAAAAEPSAATPSGAPSGAPSGNGSTPPASS; encoded by the coding sequence ATGTCGGCCAAGAAGAACGCTAAGAAAAATACGGTTGGTACCCCCCTGCACCTGCTTCATCAGCTATCCGGCAGTCTGCTCGAGCACTTGGAAAAGGCCTGTGCGCAGGCGCTGGCCGATGCCGAAAAGCTCCTGGCCAAGTTGGAGAAGCAGCGGGGCAGCGCCCAGGAAAAGCTGCACAAGGCTCGCGGCAAGCTGCAGGACGCGGCCGCAGCCGGCAAGGCCAAGGCGCAGGCCAAGGCCAAGACCCTGGTGGCCGAGCTGGAGGAGTTGCTCGATACCCTCAAGGCACGGCAAACCGAGACGCGCGGCTACATTCTGCAGCTCAAGCGCGATGCCCAGGAGAGCCTGAAGCTCGCCCAGGGTGTCGGCAAGGTCAGGGAAGCCACGAGCAAGGCGCTGAGCAGCCGCGAATCCAAATCGGCCGGCGCGGGCGCGGCCAGCAAGGCCGCGGCGGCCAAGCGCCCTGCGGCTAAGGCCCCGGCCAAGCCCGCGGCCAAGAAGCCCGCCGCCGCGGTCGCGAAGTCAGCTGCTACCCCCGCCGCCGCGACGGCGCCGAAGCCCGCCGCCAAGCCCGCCGCGCGCTCGGCCGCCAAGGCTCCTGCCAAGCCGGCCGCGCCTAGGGCCGCGACCAAGGCCCCGGCGCGGGCCGCCGCCAAGCCCGCGGTCAAACCCGCTGCCAAGACGACCGATGCGTCCGGGGCGGCCGCGGCCAAACCGGCCGTGAGCAAGGCGCCGAGAAAACCGGCGGCCAAAGCTGCGGCCAAGCCGGCCGCGAACAGGCCGGTGGCCCGCAAGCCCGCTGCCGCCAAGGCCGGCAGCGCTGCATCGACGGCGGCCGCCGCCGAGCCGAGCGCCGCGACGCCGAGCGGCGCCCCGAGCGGCGCCCCGAGCGGCAACGGCAGCACGCCGCCGGCCTCGTCCTAG
- the rsd gene encoding sigma D regulator: MLESCQNAQERWGGVHLLIDRWLQERQELVAAFATLSDSPRASSANAQTLQKFCEVLVDYVSAGHFEVYEQLTSEAKAFGDQRGLELAKQIYPRIEAITEVALSFNDRCDNGDCRDGVSLSEELNRLGQLLHERFELEDCLIEVLHNAHQQQATPAL, translated from the coding sequence ATGCTCGAGAGTTGTCAGAACGCCCAGGAACGTTGGGGTGGGGTTCACCTGCTGATAGACCGCTGGTTGCAGGAGCGCCAAGAATTGGTCGCCGCCTTCGCGACCCTCAGCGACTCCCCGCGAGCGTCCAGCGCCAATGCGCAAACCCTGCAGAAATTCTGTGAAGTGTTGGTCGACTACGTGTCGGCCGGGCATTTCGAGGTCTACGAACAGCTGACCAGCGAGGCCAAGGCCTTCGGTGACCAACGCGGTCTCGAGCTGGCCAAGCAGATCTACCCACGCATCGAGGCGATCACCGAAGTGGCGCTGTCGTTCAACGACCGTTGCGACAACGGCGATTGCCGTGACGGCGTGTCGCTGAGCGAGGAGCTCAATCGCCTCGGCCAGCTGCTGCACGAACGCTTCGAGCTGGAGGACTGCCTGATCGAGGTGCTGCACAACGCCCACCAGCAGCAGGCGACCCCGGCCCTCTGA
- a CDS encoding disulfide bond formation protein B, whose product MPLASPRSLYSLAFLGCLLLMGAALYLEHVVGLEPCPLCIVQRVCVIGFGLVCLAAALHAPGRGGRRGYAGLALLFAVAGGGTAGRQIWLQGVPADQLPACLPSLDYMMEALPFQEIVRLVLHGSADCAEVNWTLFGMSIPEWSLLGFVVMLGFALVQLLRRD is encoded by the coding sequence ATGCCCCTGGCCAGTCCTCGTTCCCTGTACTCACTCGCCTTCCTCGGCTGTCTGCTGCTGATGGGCGCGGCGCTCTATCTGGAGCACGTGGTCGGCCTGGAGCCGTGCCCCCTGTGCATCGTCCAGCGGGTCTGCGTGATCGGCTTCGGCCTGGTCTGCCTGGCTGCCGCACTGCATGCGCCGGGGCGTGGCGGTCGTCGCGGCTATGCCGGCCTGGCGCTGCTGTTCGCCGTTGCCGGCGGCGGCACCGCGGGGCGGCAGATCTGGCTGCAAGGGGTGCCGGCCGATCAGCTGCCGGCCTGTCTGCCGAGCCTCGACTACATGATGGAAGCCCTGCCGTTCCAGGAAATCGTGCGCCTGGTGCTGCACGGCTCGGCCGATTGCGCGGAGGTCAACTGGACCCTGTTCGGCATGAGCATTCCGGAGTGGAGCCTGCTCGGATTCGTCGTCATGCTGGGGTTCGCCCTGGTGCAGTTGCTGCGCCGCGATTGA
- a CDS encoding heme biosynthesis protein HemY, producing the protein MKRVFLLLAVLLVVAGLALLGMAVAEHKGYVLFAYQGFRYESSLWAFLGLLLAAWLLWRLLRLSLGLLLTSGRLLNPWSRLHRSRRVRLASEQGFVDLAEGRWVPALRYLRRAAESDPQPLMYYLSAARAAHKLGQHEDSDALLERALKRQPDAELAIALTHAKLQQARGQSDSARETLEIMRERYPQHRQVLRQLQQLYLQAGDWSALLGLLPELRKHKVLGGAELAELERQAWHGRLAVAGRGGEGAAPAALAALTQAWEQLSSAQRQEPELLAVYAEQLRGLGAESEAEELLYQALKRQYDSRLVRLYGLLRGQNPGRQLQAAEGWLKQHPQDAGLLLTVGRLCLQNQLWGKAKEYFESSLVFQRDPEACAELARLLARLGEVERSNQLFQEGLGLLDRRLAGLPLPQPVVH; encoded by the coding sequence ATGAAGCGGGTCTTCCTGTTGCTCGCCGTGCTGCTGGTGGTGGCGGGGCTGGCGCTGCTCGGCATGGCCGTCGCCGAGCACAAGGGCTACGTGCTGTTCGCCTACCAAGGCTTCCGCTACGAATCCAGCCTGTGGGCGTTCCTCGGGCTGCTGCTGGCGGCCTGGCTGCTGTGGCGCCTGTTGCGCCTGTCGCTGGGCCTGCTGCTGACCTCGGGGCGGCTGCTCAATCCCTGGTCGCGCCTGCACCGCAGCCGCCGCGTGCGCCTGGCCTCCGAGCAGGGCTTCGTCGACCTGGCCGAGGGCCGCTGGGTGCCGGCGTTGCGCTATCTGCGGCGGGCCGCGGAAAGCGACCCGCAACCCCTGATGTATTACCTCAGCGCGGCGCGCGCCGCCCACAAGCTGGGCCAGCACGAGGACAGCGACGCCCTGCTGGAGCGGGCGCTCAAGCGCCAGCCCGATGCCGAGCTGGCGATCGCCCTGACCCATGCCAAGCTGCAGCAGGCGCGTGGCCAGAGTGACTCGGCGCGCGAGACCCTGGAGATCATGCGCGAGCGCTACCCCCAGCACCGCCAGGTGCTGCGCCAGTTGCAGCAACTGTACCTGCAGGCTGGCGACTGGTCGGCCCTGCTCGGCCTGTTGCCGGAGCTGCGCAAGCACAAGGTCCTCGGCGGTGCCGAGCTGGCCGAACTCGAGCGCCAGGCCTGGCACGGTCGGCTGGCCGTGGCCGGGCGGGGCGGCGAGGGCGCCGCCCCGGCGGCCCTGGCGGCCCTGACCCAGGCCTGGGAGCAGCTGTCCTCGGCCCAGCGCCAGGAGCCCGAGCTGCTCGCCGTATATGCCGAACAGCTGCGGGGGCTGGGGGCCGAGAGCGAGGCGGAGGAATTGTTGTACCAGGCCCTCAAGCGTCAGTACGACAGCCGCCTGGTGCGCCTGTACGGGCTGTTGCGCGGGCAGAACCCGGGGCGCCAGCTACAGGCGGCCGAGGGCTGGCTCAAGCAGCATCCGCAGGACGCCGGCCTGCTGCTGACCGTCGGCCGGCTGTGTCTGCAGAATCAGCTGTGGGGCAAGGCCAAGGAATATTTCGAGAGCAGCCTGGTGTTCCAGCGCGACCCGGAGGCCTGTGCCGAGCTGGCCCGGCTGCTGGCGCGCCTGGGTGAGGTCGAGCGCAGCAATCAGCTGTTCCAGGAGGGCCTGGGTCTGCTCGACAGACGCCTGGCTGGCCTGCCCCTGCCACAGCCGGTCGTGCACTAG
- a CDS encoding uroporphyrinogen-III C-methyltransferase, translating to MSEATSPSEQEQPVPEAPEVAPQGAADKPNGPARGAALPVAALALLLGVAELEERRRLLVRLQGDQQLLNQRLETVLGASRQDWRLAEAEHLLRLASLRLSALQDIDSAKALVQGADEILREQDDPAAFAAREQLAKSLEALRATSNPDRTGLFLQLGALRDQAGQLSALNPVFDSQGGVLGELAVQGDGTSWWSQGLQTLSQYFRIDFSADQNIRPLLAGQSLTQVRLALSLALEQAQWAALHGQTPVYRQALLQAAEVLDAHFNRDNPASRALRARVDELIGQSVEVVAPDLADSLSAVQAYLQRKESARNGLVPEAQAADAVDGEEARP from the coding sequence GTGAGCGAAGCGACTTCCCCGAGTGAGCAAGAGCAACCCGTGCCGGAGGCGCCCGAGGTGGCGCCGCAGGGCGCTGCGGACAAGCCGAACGGCCCCGCCAGGGGCGCGGCGCTGCCGGTGGCCGCCCTGGCCCTGCTGCTGGGCGTCGCCGAGCTGGAGGAGCGCCGGCGCCTGCTGGTCCGGCTGCAGGGCGACCAGCAGCTGCTCAACCAGCGTCTGGAGACCGTGCTCGGCGCCAGCCGCCAGGACTGGCGCCTGGCCGAGGCCGAGCACCTGCTGCGCCTGGCCAGCCTGCGCCTGTCCGCCCTGCAGGACATCGACAGCGCCAAGGCCCTGGTGCAGGGCGCCGACGAGATTCTCCGCGAGCAGGACGACCCGGCGGCCTTCGCCGCCCGCGAGCAGCTGGCCAAGAGCCTGGAGGCCTTGCGTGCCACGTCGAACCCGGACCGCACCGGGCTGTTCCTCCAGCTCGGCGCCCTGCGCGACCAGGCGGGGCAGCTCAGCGCGCTCAACCCGGTGTTCGACAGCCAGGGCGGGGTGCTCGGCGAGCTCGCCGTCCAGGGCGATGGCACCAGCTGGTGGTCCCAGGGGCTGCAGACCCTGTCGCAGTATTTCCGCATCGACTTCAGCGCCGACCAGAACATCCGCCCGCTGCTCGCCGGGCAGAGCCTGACCCAGGTGCGCCTGGCCCTCAGCCTGGCCCTGGAGCAGGCGCAGTGGGCCGCGTTGCACGGGCAGACCCCGGTGTACCGCCAGGCACTCCTGCAGGCGGCCGAGGTGCTCGACGCGCACTTCAACCGCGACAACCCCGCCAGCCGCGCCCTGCGGGCGCGCGTCGACGAGCTGATCGGCCAGTCGGTCGAGGTGGTCGCGCCGGACCTGGCTGACTCGCTCAGCGCCGTGCAGGCCTACCTGCAGCGCAAGGAGTCGGCGCGTAACGGCCTGGTCCCCGAGGCCCAGGCCGCCGACGCCGTCGATGGCGAGGAGGCGCGGCCATGA
- a CDS encoding uroporphyrinogen-III synthase, whose product MTAWRLLLTRPAEECPALAATLAAEGIHSSSLPLLAIETLAETAEQRATILDLDRYCAVIVVSKPAARCGVELLDRYWPQPLAEQPWFGVGAATAEILADYGLPVYYPDGGDDSESLLALPQLQQALARAFTPRVLILRGEDGREWLAERLREQGVQVDYLPLYRRRLPDYPAGLLYRRVRGEDLNGLVVSSGQGFEHLQQLAGEHWPELARLPLFVPSPRVAELARAAGAEIVVDCRGASAAALLAALQVQPAPDL is encoded by the coding sequence GTGACTGCCTGGCGCCTGCTGCTGACCCGGCCGGCCGAGGAGTGTCCGGCGCTGGCCGCGACGCTCGCCGCCGAGGGCATCCACAGCAGCAGCCTGCCGCTGCTGGCGATCGAGACGCTGGCCGAGACCGCCGAACAGCGCGCGACCATCCTTGACCTGGACCGCTATTGCGCGGTGATCGTGGTGAGCAAGCCGGCCGCTCGTTGCGGCGTGGAATTGCTCGATCGCTACTGGCCGCAACCGCTGGCCGAGCAGCCCTGGTTCGGCGTCGGCGCGGCCACCGCGGAGATTCTCGCCGACTACGGCCTGCCGGTTTATTACCCGGACGGGGGCGACGACAGCGAGAGCCTGTTGGCGCTGCCCCAGCTGCAGCAGGCACTGGCCCGGGCCTTCACCCCGCGGGTGCTGATCCTGCGGGGCGAGGACGGTCGCGAATGGCTCGCCGAGCGATTGCGCGAGCAGGGCGTGCAGGTCGACTACCTGCCGCTGTACCGCCGCCGGCTGCCGGACTATCCGGCCGGACTCCTCTACCGACGGGTGCGTGGCGAGGACCTGAACGGCCTGGTGGTCAGCAGCGGGCAGGGCTTCGAGCACCTGCAGCAGCTGGCCGGCGAACACTGGCCCGAGTTGGCTCGGCTACCCTTGTTCGTACCCAGCCCGCGGGTCGCCGAGCTGGCGCGCGCCGCGGGCGCCGAGATTGTTGTGGACTGTCGTGGCGCCAGCGCCGCGGCGTTGCTGGCGGCGTTGCAGGTGCAACCCGCCCCGGACCTCTGA